From the genome of Mustela lutreola isolate mMusLut2 chromosome 16, mMusLut2.pri, whole genome shotgun sequence, one region includes:
- the BLOC1S3 gene encoding biogenesis of lysosome-related organelles complex 1 subunit 3, which translates to MASQGRRRRPPRRPETVVPGEAAETDSELSASSSEEELYLGPSGPTRGRPTGLRVAGEAAETDSEPEPTAAPGDLPALVVQRDTAGEAWGAEETPAPAPTRSLLQLRLAESQARLDHDVAAAVSGVYRRAGRDVAALASRLAAAQATGLAAAHSVRLARGDLCALAERLDIVAGCRLLPDIRGVPGTESEQDPGPRA; encoded by the coding sequence ATGGCGTCCCAGGGTCGTCGGCGGAGACCGCCGCGGAGGCCCGAGACGGTGGTGCCGGGGGAGGCGGCCGAGACCGACTCGGAGCTCTCTGCGTCCTCGTCGGAGGAGGAGCTGTACCTGGGTCCCTCGGGCCCGACGCGCGGCCGCCCCACGGGGCTGCGGGTGGCCGGGGAAGCCGCGGAAACCGACTCGGAGCCGGAGCCGACCGCCGCGCCGGGGGACCTGCCTGCGCTGGTGGTGCAGCGGGATACGGCCGGGGAGGCCTGGGGCGCGGAGGAGACCCCGGCGCCGGCCCCTACGCGCTCGCTGCTGCAGCTCCGGCTGGCCGAGAGCCAGGCGCGGCTGGATCACGACGTGGCAGCCGCGGTGAGCGGCGTGTACCGTCGCGCGGGCCGCGACGTGGCCGCCCTGGCCAGTAGGCTCGCGGCCGCCCAGGCGACAGGGTTGGCGGCGGCCCACAGCGTGCGCCTGGCGCGGGGAGACCTCTGCGCGCTGGCCGAGCGTCTGGACATTGTGGCCGGCTGCCGCCTGCTGCCCGACATCCGCGGCGTGCCGGGGACCGAATCTGAGCAAGACCCCGGACCGAGGGCCTAG
- the TRAPPC6A gene encoding trafficking protein particle complex subunit 6A isoform X2: protein MADAALFEFLHTEMVAELWAHHSDPGPGGGGGVTGPMSASRQRRASKGPEGCPVTASRKLCPHQVRSPQGQKMSLCVLEGMGFRVGQALGERLPQETLAFREELDILKFLCKDLWVAVFQKQMDSLRTNHQGTYVLQDNSFPLLIRMASGLQYLEEAPKFLAFTCGLLRGALSTLGIKSLVTASVASLPTCKFQVVIQKT from the exons ATGGCGGACGCGGCACTCTTCGAGTTTCTGCATACCGAGATGGTGGCGGAGCTGTGGGCGCACCACTCCGACCCTGGCCCTGGG ggaggaggtggggtcACAGGGCCCATGTCTGCCTCACGCCAGAGGCGTGCCAGCAAGGGACCAGAGGGCTGCCCGGTGACAGCCAGCAGGAAGCTGTGTCCTCACCAGGTCCGGTCCCCACAG GGACAGAAGATGAGCCTGTGTGTCCTGGAGGGCATGGGCTTCCGTGTGGGCCAGGCCCTGGGAGAGAG gcTGCCCCAGGAGACGCTGGCCTTCAGGGAGGAGCTGGACATCCTCAAGTTCCTGTGCAAAGACCTGTGGGTGGCCGTGTTCCAAAAGCAGATGGACAGCCTCCGTACCAATCACCAG GGGACCTACGTCCTACAGGATAACAGCTTCCCCCTCCTCATCCGGATGGCCTCGGGCCTGCAGTATCTGGAGGAAGCACCCAAG TTCCTGGCCTTCACCTGCGGCCTTCTGCGAGGCGCCCTCAGCACCCTGGGCATCAAGAGCCTGGTCACCGCCTCCGTGGCATCCCTGCCCACCT GTAAGTTCCAGGTGGTGATCCAGAAAACCTGA
- the TRAPPC6A gene encoding trafficking protein particle complex subunit 6A isoform X6 — protein sequence MADAALFEFLHTEMVAELWAHHSDPGPGGQKMSLCVLEGMGFRVGQALGERLPQETLAFREELDILKFLCKDLWVAVFQKQMDSLRTNHQGTYVLQDNSFPLLIRMASGLQYLEEAPKFLAFTCGLLRGALSTLGIKSLVTASVASLPTCKFQVVIQKT from the exons ATGGCGGACGCGGCACTCTTCGAGTTTCTGCATACCGAGATGGTGGCGGAGCTGTGGGCGCACCACTCCGACCCTGGCCCTGGG GGACAGAAGATGAGCCTGTGTGTCCTGGAGGGCATGGGCTTCCGTGTGGGCCAGGCCCTGGGAGAGAG gcTGCCCCAGGAGACGCTGGCCTTCAGGGAGGAGCTGGACATCCTCAAGTTCCTGTGCAAAGACCTGTGGGTGGCCGTGTTCCAAAAGCAGATGGACAGCCTCCGTACCAATCACCAG GGGACCTACGTCCTACAGGATAACAGCTTCCCCCTCCTCATCCGGATGGCCTCGGGCCTGCAGTATCTGGAGGAAGCACCCAAG TTCCTGGCCTTCACCTGCGGCCTTCTGCGAGGCGCCCTCAGCACCCTGGGCATCAAGAGCCTGGTCACCGCCTCCGTGGCATCCCTGCCCACCT GTAAGTTCCAGGTGGTGATCCAGAAAACCTGA
- the TRAPPC6A gene encoding trafficking protein particle complex subunit 6A isoform X5: MADAALFEFLHTEMVAELWAHHSDPGPGGGGGVTGPMSASRQRRASKGPEGCPVTASRKLCPHQVRSPQGQKMSLCVLEGMGFRVGQALGERLPQETLAFREELDILKFLCKDLWVAVFQKQMDSLRTNHQGTYVLQDNSFPLLIRMASGLQYLEEAPKVSSRW, from the exons ATGGCGGACGCGGCACTCTTCGAGTTTCTGCATACCGAGATGGTGGCGGAGCTGTGGGCGCACCACTCCGACCCTGGCCCTGGG ggaggaggtggggtcACAGGGCCCATGTCTGCCTCACGCCAGAGGCGTGCCAGCAAGGGACCAGAGGGCTGCCCGGTGACAGCCAGCAGGAAGCTGTGTCCTCACCAGGTCCGGTCCCCACAG GGACAGAAGATGAGCCTGTGTGTCCTGGAGGGCATGGGCTTCCGTGTGGGCCAGGCCCTGGGAGAGAG gcTGCCCCAGGAGACGCTGGCCTTCAGGGAGGAGCTGGACATCCTCAAGTTCCTGTGCAAAGACCTGTGGGTGGCCGTGTTCCAAAAGCAGATGGACAGCCTCCGTACCAATCACCAG GGGACCTACGTCCTACAGGATAACAGCTTCCCCCTCCTCATCCGGATGGCCTCGGGCCTGCAGTATCTGGAGGAAGCACCCAAG GTAAGTTCCAGGTGGTGA
- the TRAPPC6A gene encoding trafficking protein particle complex subunit 6A isoform X3, protein MADAALFEFLHTEMVAELWAHHSDPGPGGGGGVTGPMSASRQRRASKGPEGCPVTASRKLCPHQVRSPQGQKMSLCVLEGMGFRVGQALGERLPQETLAFREELDILKFLCKDLWVAVFQKQMDSLRTNHQVCCARPGPASRLPTAAPTGFFSVPRGPTSYRITASPSSSGWPRACSIWRKHPR, encoded by the exons ATGGCGGACGCGGCACTCTTCGAGTTTCTGCATACCGAGATGGTGGCGGAGCTGTGGGCGCACCACTCCGACCCTGGCCCTGGG ggaggaggtggggtcACAGGGCCCATGTCTGCCTCACGCCAGAGGCGTGCCAGCAAGGGACCAGAGGGCTGCCCGGTGACAGCCAGCAGGAAGCTGTGTCCTCACCAGGTCCGGTCCCCACAG GGACAGAAGATGAGCCTGTGTGTCCTGGAGGGCATGGGCTTCCGTGTGGGCCAGGCCCTGGGAGAGAG gcTGCCCCAGGAGACGCTGGCCTTCAGGGAGGAGCTGGACATCCTCAAGTTCCTGTGCAAAGACCTGTGGGTGGCCGTGTTCCAAAAGCAGATGGACAGCCTCCGTACCAATCACCAGGTGTGCTGCGCACGCCCCGGCCCAGCTTCCAGACTGCCAACTGCAG cccccactgggTTCTTCTCTGTCCCCAGGGGACCTACGTCCTACAGGATAACAGCTTCCCCCTCCTCATCCGGATGGCCTCGGGCCTGCAGTATCTGGAGGAAGCACCCAAG GTAA
- the TRAPPC6A gene encoding trafficking protein particle complex subunit 6A isoform X1 → MADAALFEFLHTEMVAELWAHHSDPGPGGGGGVTGPMSASRQRRASKGPEGCPVTASRKLCPHQVRSPQGQKMSLCVLEGMGFRVGQALGERLPQETLAFREELDILKFLCKDLWVAVFQKQMDSLRTNHQVCCARPGPASRLPTAAPTGFFSVPRGPTSYRITASPSSSGWPRACSIWRKHPSSWPSPAAFCEAPSAPWASRAWSPPPWHPCPPVSSRW, encoded by the exons ATGGCGGACGCGGCACTCTTCGAGTTTCTGCATACCGAGATGGTGGCGGAGCTGTGGGCGCACCACTCCGACCCTGGCCCTGGG ggaggaggtggggtcACAGGGCCCATGTCTGCCTCACGCCAGAGGCGTGCCAGCAAGGGACCAGAGGGCTGCCCGGTGACAGCCAGCAGGAAGCTGTGTCCTCACCAGGTCCGGTCCCCACAG GGACAGAAGATGAGCCTGTGTGTCCTGGAGGGCATGGGCTTCCGTGTGGGCCAGGCCCTGGGAGAGAG gcTGCCCCAGGAGACGCTGGCCTTCAGGGAGGAGCTGGACATCCTCAAGTTCCTGTGCAAAGACCTGTGGGTGGCCGTGTTCCAAAAGCAGATGGACAGCCTCCGTACCAATCACCAGGTGTGCTGCGCACGCCCCGGCCCAGCTTCCAGACTGCCAACTGCAG cccccactgggTTCTTCTCTGTCCCCAGGGGACCTACGTCCTACAGGATAACAGCTTCCCCCTCCTCATCCGGATGGCCTCGGGCCTGCAGTATCTGGAGGAAGCACCCAAG TTCCTGGCCTTCACCTGCGGCCTTCTGCGAGGCGCCCTCAGCACCCTGGGCATCAAGAGCCTGGTCACCGCCTCCGTGGCATCCCTGCCCACCT GTAAGTTCCAGGTGGTGA
- the TRAPPC6A gene encoding trafficking protein particle complex subunit 6A isoform X4 gives MADAALFEFLHTEMVAELWAHHSDPGPGGQKMSLCVLEGMGFRVGQALGERLPQETLAFREELDILKFLCKDLWVAVFQKQMDSLRTNHQVCCARPGPASRLPTAAPTGFFSVPRGPTSYRITASPSSSGWPRACSIWRKHPSSWPSPAAFCEAPSAPWASRAWSPPPWHPCPPVSSRW, from the exons ATGGCGGACGCGGCACTCTTCGAGTTTCTGCATACCGAGATGGTGGCGGAGCTGTGGGCGCACCACTCCGACCCTGGCCCTGGG GGACAGAAGATGAGCCTGTGTGTCCTGGAGGGCATGGGCTTCCGTGTGGGCCAGGCCCTGGGAGAGAG gcTGCCCCAGGAGACGCTGGCCTTCAGGGAGGAGCTGGACATCCTCAAGTTCCTGTGCAAAGACCTGTGGGTGGCCGTGTTCCAAAAGCAGATGGACAGCCTCCGTACCAATCACCAGGTGTGCTGCGCACGCCCCGGCCCAGCTTCCAGACTGCCAACTGCAG cccccactgggTTCTTCTCTGTCCCCAGGGGACCTACGTCCTACAGGATAACAGCTTCCCCCTCCTCATCCGGATGGCCTCGGGCCTGCAGTATCTGGAGGAAGCACCCAAG TTCCTGGCCTTCACCTGCGGCCTTCTGCGAGGCGCCCTCAGCACCCTGGGCATCAAGAGCCTGGTCACCGCCTCCGTGGCATCCCTGCCCACCT GTAAGTTCCAGGTGGTGA
- the NKPD1 gene encoding NTPase KAP family P-loop domain-containing protein 1 isoform X1, which produces MHKHYTVRFAKGTLPLRTPTEGYFLDPELGQQKDILTEDDVYCSCLAKTLCHVPVPVTVGFYAPFGCRLHMMLDKITALMQQEAAQREAEELRRVQWQPRPVRGWGFPRLLWYLVFLQPVITELHLRRKNVKFLFIRFSAWQYAGTDKLWAGLVTTLCEGIRHHYGALPFSVYSVLGNKPAATPGFCQREWHCRRRVCLALLALLAALGLGVGLLYLSVGARAPGHGAAGGSLLRVFGGAATTLSGSGLLMAVYSVGKHLFVSQRKKIERLVSREKFGSQLGFMCEVKKEVELLTDFLCFLEIYQRRRLRVVLEVTGLDTCYPERVVGVLNAINTLLSDSHAPFIFILVVDPSILAACLESAGSMKGTADNGYLFLNRTVTLPFSVPIMGRRTKLQFLHDAVQSRDDLLYREMTRKLRPGGAVGGGGGRGGRDEGAQLLAVETQAAAERAQSRIDAEAARRIQEALFCLHDERDCLYEYVPDNVVSMRRIVNTVPITVRLLQQQDGDFAGPTPRQAVAWVVLANQWPCRLSWVLQCLEDRQQAGGAPEAGARLWNVFYDNSRELHSMTKALQNVLDLDGDPELFERFLGADFPFTVAEAQTLLRCTVNLDHSIRRRMGLIRAVSALKPPSPPKSPAHDTPHDARGANHAPGANHAPGALRSGQGSGHVPAHAGEAHQPRDQGHGGKPRPAA; this is translated from the exons aTGCACAAACACTACACCGTCCGCTTCGCCAAGGGCACCCTGCCCCTTCGGACCCCCACTGAGGGCTACTTCTTGGACCCAGAGTTGGGGCAGCAAAAAG ATATCCTGACAGAGGACGATGTCTACTGCAGCTGTCTGGCCAAGACCCTCTGCCACGTGCCTGTCCCTGTGACAGTGGGTTTCTACGCCCCCTTTGGCTGCCGCCTGCACATGATGCTGGACAAGATCACTG CGCTGATGCAGCAGGAGGCCGCCCAGCGCGAGGCCGAGGAGCTGCGGCGGGTGCAGTGGCAGCCGCGGCCCGTGCGCGGCTGGGGCTTCCCGCGGCTGCTCTGGTACCTGGTGTTCCTGCAGCCCGTCATCACCGAGCTGCACCTGCGCCGCAAGAACGTCAAGTTCCTCTTCATCCGATTCAGCGCCTGGCAGTACGCGGGCACGGACAAGCTGTGGGCCGGCCTGGTGACCACGCTGTGCGAGGGCATCCGCCACCACTATGGCGCGCTGCCCTTCAGCGTGTACTCGGTGCTGGGCAACAAGCCGGCCGCCACGCCGGGCTTCTGCCAGCGCGAGTGGCACTGCCGGCGCCGCGTGTGCCTGGCGCTGCTGGCGCTGCTGGCGGCACTCGGCCTCGGCGTGGGCCTGCTCTACCTGTCGGTGGGCGCCCGCGCCCCGGGCCACGGCGCCGCCGGCGGCAGCCTGCTGCGGGTGTTCGGCGGCGCGGCCACCACGCTGTCGGGCTCGGGGCTGCTCATGGCCGTGTACTCGGTGGGCAAGCACCTGTTCGTGAGCCAGCGCAAGAAGATCGAGCGGCTGGTGTCGCGCGAGAAGTTCGGCAGCCAGCTGGGCTTCATGTGCGAGGTGAAGAAGGAGGTGGAGCTGCTCACAGACTTCCTGTGCTTCCTGGAGATCTACCAGCGGCGTCGGCTGCGCGTCGTGCTAGAGGTCACCGGGCTGGACACGTGCTACCCGGAGCGCGTGGTGGGCGTGCTCAACGCCATCAACACGCTGCTGTCCGACAGCCACGCGCCCTTCATCTTCATCCTGGTGGTGGACCCCAGCATCCTGGCCGCGTGCCTCGAGAGCGCCGGCTCCATGAAGGGCACGGCGGACAACGGCTACCTCTTTCTCAACCGCACTGTCACGCTGCCCTTCTCCGTGCCCATCATGGGCCGCCGCACCAAGCTGCAGTTCCTGCACGACGCTGTGCAGAGCCGCGACGACCTGCTCTACCGCGAGATGACACGCAAGCTGCGGCCGGGCGGCGCGGTGGGCGGCGGGGGTGGCAGGGGCGGCCGCGATGAGGGCGCGCAGCTCCTGGCGGTGGAGACGCAGGCGGCCGCCGAGCGCGCGCAGAGCCGTATAGACGCCGAGGCTGCGCGCCGCATCCAGGAGGCGCTCTTCTGCCTGCACGACGAGCGCGACTGCCTCTATGAGTACGTGCCCGACAACGTGGTGTCCATGCGGCGCATTGTGAACACCGTACCCATCACCGTGCGCCTGCTGCAACAGCAGGACGGGGACTTCGCGGGCCCCACGCCGCGCCAGGCCGTGGCTTGGGTCGTGCTGGCCAACCAGTGGCCCTGTCGCCTCAGCTGGGTGTTGCAGTGCCTGGAGGACCGGCAGCAGGCTGGGGGCGCGCCCGAGGCTGGAGCGCGCCTCTGGAATGTGTTCTACGACAACAGCCGAGAGCTGCACTCCATGACCAAGGCGTTGCAGAACGTGCTGGACTTGGACGGTGACCCCGAGCTTTTTGAGCGCTTCCTGGGCGCCGACTTCCCTTTCACCGTGGCCGAGGCACAGACCCTGCTGCGCTGCACGGTGAACCTGGACCACTCCATCCGCCGCCGCATGGGCCTCATCCGGGCTGTCAGTGCGCTGAAGCCGCCCAGCCCACCCAAGTCCCCAGCCCACGACACCCCCCACGATGCCCGTGGAGCCAACCATGCCCCCGGAGCCAACCATGCCCCCGGGGCCCTCCGGTCAGGTCAGGGCTCTGGGCATGTCCCGGCACACGCTGGCGAAGCCCACCAGCCCCGGGACCAGGGGCATGGAGGCAAGCCAAGACCCGCGGCCTGA
- the NKPD1 gene encoding NTPase KAP family P-loop domain-containing protein 1 isoform X3: MHKHYTVRFAKGTLPLRTPTEGYFLDPELGQQKGCRHQWCHDPAALRAHGPCRLPPQVCWQLAYHSHRGGVSGCRQGPQPPGLQQQRQPQPPPPSPLRQRLCSGPGARKGPPATAVASRQPANAPQPPPKPTISSPAAPAMASNGPAPRSAAGTLLEPSRPPAARPLPAPAACGPFTYSSDILTEDDVYCSCLAKTLCHVPVPVTVGFYAPFGCRLHMMLDKITALMQQEAAQREAEELRRVQWQPRPVRGWGFPRLLWYLVFLQPVITELHLRRKNVKFLFIRFSAWQYAGTDKLWAGLVTTLCEGIRHHYGALPFSVYSVLGNKPAATPGFCQREWHCRRRVCLALLALLAALGLGVGLLYLSVGARAPGHGAAGGSLLRVFGGAATTLSGSGLLMAVYSVGKHLFVSQRKKIERLVSREKFGSQLGFMCEVKKEVELLTDFLCFLEIYQRRRLRVVLEVTGLDTCYPERVVGVLNAINTLLSDSHAPFIFILVVDPSILAACLESAGSMKGTADNGYLFLNRTVTLPFSVPIMGRRTKLQFLHDAVQSRDDLLYREMTRKLRPGGAVGGGGGRGGRDEGAQLLAVETQAAAERAQSRIDAEAARRIQEALFCLHDERDCLYEYVPDNVVSMRRIVNTVPITVRLLQQQDGDFAGPTPRQAVAWVVLANQWPCRLSWVLQCLEDRQQAGGAPEAGARLWNVFYDNSRELHSMTKALQNVLDLDGDPELFERFLGADFPFTVAEAQTLLRCTVNLDHSIRRRMGLIRAVSALKPPSPPKSPAHDTPHDARGANHAPGANHAPGALRSGQGSGHVPAHAGEAHQPRDQGHGGKPRPAA, from the exons aTGCACAAACACTACACCGTCCGCTTCGCCAAGGGCACCCTGCCCCTTCGGACCCCCACTGAGGGCTACTTCTTGGACCCAGAGTTGGGGCAGCAAAAAG gaTGCCGTCACCAGTGGTGCCATGACCCAGCGGCCCTTCGCGCCCACGGGCCCTGTCGGCTGCCTCCACAGGTGTGCTGGCAGCTGGCCTACCACAGCCACCGGGGGGGTGTCAGCGGCTGCCGTCAGGGCCCCCAGCCCCCCGGCctgcagcagcagcggcagcccCAGCCCCCGCCTCCCAGCCCCCTGCGGCAGCGGCTCTGCTCCGGTCCAGGGGCCCGGAAGGGGCCACCTGCAACCGCTGTGGCCTCCAGGCAGCCGGCCAACGCCCCCCAGCCGCCCCCCAAGCCCACCATCTCGTCCCCCGCGGCACCTGCCATGGCCAGCAACGGCCCAGCCCCACGCTCTGCAGCTGGCACCCTCCTGGAGcccagcaggccccctgccgcccgccccctgcctgccccagcGGCCTGTGGCCCCTTCACCTACAGCTCTG ATATCCTGACAGAGGACGATGTCTACTGCAGCTGTCTGGCCAAGACCCTCTGCCACGTGCCTGTCCCTGTGACAGTGGGTTTCTACGCCCCCTTTGGCTGCCGCCTGCACATGATGCTGGACAAGATCACTG CGCTGATGCAGCAGGAGGCCGCCCAGCGCGAGGCCGAGGAGCTGCGGCGGGTGCAGTGGCAGCCGCGGCCCGTGCGCGGCTGGGGCTTCCCGCGGCTGCTCTGGTACCTGGTGTTCCTGCAGCCCGTCATCACCGAGCTGCACCTGCGCCGCAAGAACGTCAAGTTCCTCTTCATCCGATTCAGCGCCTGGCAGTACGCGGGCACGGACAAGCTGTGGGCCGGCCTGGTGACCACGCTGTGCGAGGGCATCCGCCACCACTATGGCGCGCTGCCCTTCAGCGTGTACTCGGTGCTGGGCAACAAGCCGGCCGCCACGCCGGGCTTCTGCCAGCGCGAGTGGCACTGCCGGCGCCGCGTGTGCCTGGCGCTGCTGGCGCTGCTGGCGGCACTCGGCCTCGGCGTGGGCCTGCTCTACCTGTCGGTGGGCGCCCGCGCCCCGGGCCACGGCGCCGCCGGCGGCAGCCTGCTGCGGGTGTTCGGCGGCGCGGCCACCACGCTGTCGGGCTCGGGGCTGCTCATGGCCGTGTACTCGGTGGGCAAGCACCTGTTCGTGAGCCAGCGCAAGAAGATCGAGCGGCTGGTGTCGCGCGAGAAGTTCGGCAGCCAGCTGGGCTTCATGTGCGAGGTGAAGAAGGAGGTGGAGCTGCTCACAGACTTCCTGTGCTTCCTGGAGATCTACCAGCGGCGTCGGCTGCGCGTCGTGCTAGAGGTCACCGGGCTGGACACGTGCTACCCGGAGCGCGTGGTGGGCGTGCTCAACGCCATCAACACGCTGCTGTCCGACAGCCACGCGCCCTTCATCTTCATCCTGGTGGTGGACCCCAGCATCCTGGCCGCGTGCCTCGAGAGCGCCGGCTCCATGAAGGGCACGGCGGACAACGGCTACCTCTTTCTCAACCGCACTGTCACGCTGCCCTTCTCCGTGCCCATCATGGGCCGCCGCACCAAGCTGCAGTTCCTGCACGACGCTGTGCAGAGCCGCGACGACCTGCTCTACCGCGAGATGACACGCAAGCTGCGGCCGGGCGGCGCGGTGGGCGGCGGGGGTGGCAGGGGCGGCCGCGATGAGGGCGCGCAGCTCCTGGCGGTGGAGACGCAGGCGGCCGCCGAGCGCGCGCAGAGCCGTATAGACGCCGAGGCTGCGCGCCGCATCCAGGAGGCGCTCTTCTGCCTGCACGACGAGCGCGACTGCCTCTATGAGTACGTGCCCGACAACGTGGTGTCCATGCGGCGCATTGTGAACACCGTACCCATCACCGTGCGCCTGCTGCAACAGCAGGACGGGGACTTCGCGGGCCCCACGCCGCGCCAGGCCGTGGCTTGGGTCGTGCTGGCCAACCAGTGGCCCTGTCGCCTCAGCTGGGTGTTGCAGTGCCTGGAGGACCGGCAGCAGGCTGGGGGCGCGCCCGAGGCTGGAGCGCGCCTCTGGAATGTGTTCTACGACAACAGCCGAGAGCTGCACTCCATGACCAAGGCGTTGCAGAACGTGCTGGACTTGGACGGTGACCCCGAGCTTTTTGAGCGCTTCCTGGGCGCCGACTTCCCTTTCACCGTGGCCGAGGCACAGACCCTGCTGCGCTGCACGGTGAACCTGGACCACTCCATCCGCCGCCGCATGGGCCTCATCCGGGCTGTCAGTGCGCTGAAGCCGCCCAGCCCACCCAAGTCCCCAGCCCACGACACCCCCCACGATGCCCGTGGAGCCAACCATGCCCCCGGAGCCAACCATGCCCCCGGGGCCCTCCGGTCAGGTCAGGGCTCTGGGCATGTCCCGGCACACGCTGGCGAAGCCCACCAGCCCCGGGACCAGGGGCATGGAGGCAAGCCAAGACCCGCGGCCTGA
- the NKPD1 gene encoding NTPase KAP family P-loop domain-containing protein 1 isoform X2, with protein MMLDKITALMQQEAAQREAEELRRVQWQPRPVRGWGFPRLLWYLVFLQPVITELHLRRKNVKFLFIRFSAWQYAGTDKLWAGLVTTLCEGIRHHYGALPFSVYSVLGNKPAATPGFCQREWHCRRRVCLALLALLAALGLGVGLLYLSVGARAPGHGAAGGSLLRVFGGAATTLSGSGLLMAVYSVGKHLFVSQRKKIERLVSREKFGSQLGFMCEVKKEVELLTDFLCFLEIYQRRRLRVVLEVTGLDTCYPERVVGVLNAINTLLSDSHAPFIFILVVDPSILAACLESAGSMKGTADNGYLFLNRTVTLPFSVPIMGRRTKLQFLHDAVQSRDDLLYREMTRKLRPGGAVGGGGGRGGRDEGAQLLAVETQAAAERAQSRIDAEAARRIQEALFCLHDERDCLYEYVPDNVVSMRRIVNTVPITVRLLQQQDGDFAGPTPRQAVAWVVLANQWPCRLSWVLQCLEDRQQAGGAPEAGARLWNVFYDNSRELHSMTKALQNVLDLDGDPELFERFLGADFPFTVAEAQTLLRCTVNLDHSIRRRMGLIRAVSALKPPSPPKSPAHDTPHDARGANHAPGANHAPGALRSGQGSGHVPAHAGEAHQPRDQGHGGKPRPAA; from the exons ATGATGCTGGACAAGATCACTG CGCTGATGCAGCAGGAGGCCGCCCAGCGCGAGGCCGAGGAGCTGCGGCGGGTGCAGTGGCAGCCGCGGCCCGTGCGCGGCTGGGGCTTCCCGCGGCTGCTCTGGTACCTGGTGTTCCTGCAGCCCGTCATCACCGAGCTGCACCTGCGCCGCAAGAACGTCAAGTTCCTCTTCATCCGATTCAGCGCCTGGCAGTACGCGGGCACGGACAAGCTGTGGGCCGGCCTGGTGACCACGCTGTGCGAGGGCATCCGCCACCACTATGGCGCGCTGCCCTTCAGCGTGTACTCGGTGCTGGGCAACAAGCCGGCCGCCACGCCGGGCTTCTGCCAGCGCGAGTGGCACTGCCGGCGCCGCGTGTGCCTGGCGCTGCTGGCGCTGCTGGCGGCACTCGGCCTCGGCGTGGGCCTGCTCTACCTGTCGGTGGGCGCCCGCGCCCCGGGCCACGGCGCCGCCGGCGGCAGCCTGCTGCGGGTGTTCGGCGGCGCGGCCACCACGCTGTCGGGCTCGGGGCTGCTCATGGCCGTGTACTCGGTGGGCAAGCACCTGTTCGTGAGCCAGCGCAAGAAGATCGAGCGGCTGGTGTCGCGCGAGAAGTTCGGCAGCCAGCTGGGCTTCATGTGCGAGGTGAAGAAGGAGGTGGAGCTGCTCACAGACTTCCTGTGCTTCCTGGAGATCTACCAGCGGCGTCGGCTGCGCGTCGTGCTAGAGGTCACCGGGCTGGACACGTGCTACCCGGAGCGCGTGGTGGGCGTGCTCAACGCCATCAACACGCTGCTGTCCGACAGCCACGCGCCCTTCATCTTCATCCTGGTGGTGGACCCCAGCATCCTGGCCGCGTGCCTCGAGAGCGCCGGCTCCATGAAGGGCACGGCGGACAACGGCTACCTCTTTCTCAACCGCACTGTCACGCTGCCCTTCTCCGTGCCCATCATGGGCCGCCGCACCAAGCTGCAGTTCCTGCACGACGCTGTGCAGAGCCGCGACGACCTGCTCTACCGCGAGATGACACGCAAGCTGCGGCCGGGCGGCGCGGTGGGCGGCGGGGGTGGCAGGGGCGGCCGCGATGAGGGCGCGCAGCTCCTGGCGGTGGAGACGCAGGCGGCCGCCGAGCGCGCGCAGAGCCGTATAGACGCCGAGGCTGCGCGCCGCATCCAGGAGGCGCTCTTCTGCCTGCACGACGAGCGCGACTGCCTCTATGAGTACGTGCCCGACAACGTGGTGTCCATGCGGCGCATTGTGAACACCGTACCCATCACCGTGCGCCTGCTGCAACAGCAGGACGGGGACTTCGCGGGCCCCACGCCGCGCCAGGCCGTGGCTTGGGTCGTGCTGGCCAACCAGTGGCCCTGTCGCCTCAGCTGGGTGTTGCAGTGCCTGGAGGACCGGCAGCAGGCTGGGGGCGCGCCCGAGGCTGGAGCGCGCCTCTGGAATGTGTTCTACGACAACAGCCGAGAGCTGCACTCCATGACCAAGGCGTTGCAGAACGTGCTGGACTTGGACGGTGACCCCGAGCTTTTTGAGCGCTTCCTGGGCGCCGACTTCCCTTTCACCGTGGCCGAGGCACAGACCCTGCTGCGCTGCACGGTGAACCTGGACCACTCCATCCGCCGCCGCATGGGCCTCATCCGGGCTGTCAGTGCGCTGAAGCCGCCCAGCCCACCCAAGTCCCCAGCCCACGACACCCCCCACGATGCCCGTGGAGCCAACCATGCCCCCGGAGCCAACCATGCCCCCGGGGCCCTCCGGTCAGGTCAGGGCTCTGGGCATGTCCCGGCACACGCTGGCGAAGCCCACCAGCCCCGGGACCAGGGGCATGGAGGCAAGCCAAGACCCGCGGCCTGA